In a genomic window of Ptiloglossa arizonensis isolate GNS036 chromosome 12, iyPtiAriz1_principal, whole genome shotgun sequence:
- the LOC143153331 gene encoding transducin beta-like protein 3 isoform X4 encodes MTAAITDDVRVLQTLTVHTSDVTTVDFAGDCVLVTGSGDKRVRVWQWRASRGYVEAYFSPLLGHKYGVTSVKVSPRSTMLASASIDGTTLLWNLRTGSKIHTMVQVGGEAVRVCRFSLDSTLLVTAGDNGQVCLWDLVRRNLIRCFQKHDGAVQSVCFSPDSNWLVTTCTLGVMKLFSVAEIIDSCVSDNQAIPEYAWIDDAHDLGVISCDISNSQEITNNEPFTKLYQLVTCGNDHCVKLWEVTVIHIKSKVQSFTAKIDICRIMEKHSSALTCVRFSSNGLYIVSSGLDKTAVIWETNSGRIMATMSGHSRYVACCAFSRDGNLLATGSNDKSVIVWDLTGSLSLDSELVRHAAPTLYLDEESAKHERDLMRNAETSINDVRLIQRLEDQTGVINSVAFYGNSLIASGSRDKLVRVWSIETDEEEDSDITMSFQEKFYSPLDGHTYSINYVEFSPCGNMLASCSLDGTAIIWNTENGSQVKSSFVNSGSGVRVCRWSPDGTRIATAGDDERTTLWDVHNMSEFRVFRGHSDAVNAISFTHDSRYLVTACNEGTWRLFDTANDKSCVALMICEEAHDLGVQGCDFSPTVNFTLAGKKSDKSKEKQSYLLATSGNDSLVKLWQITVYKEAEVRTGGTKSCDGDVRYEEKKILTGHGGNVTCVRFSPIQGEILGSVATDRTARIWSVYSGTCLYVLEEHENLVTSCAFSKDTSLFITDFATPGDPRTTV; translated from the exons ATGACTGCTGCCATAACAGATGACGTACGCGTTCTGCAAACTTTAACGGTTCACACGAGTGATGTAACAACCGTTGATTTTGCTGGTGATTGCGTATTGGTGACAGGATCAGG AGACAAACGTGTTCGAGTCTGGCAATGGAGGGCAAGCAGAGGATACGTGGAAGCGTATTTTTCACCTTTGCTAGGGCACAAGTACGGTGTCACATCGGTAAAAGTAAGCCCACGATCGACAATGTTAGCTTCGGCCAGCATAGACGGTACAACGTTGCTATGGAACTTACGG ACAGGATCGAAAATTCACACCATGGTTCAAGTGGGTGGAGAAGCTGTAAGAGTCTGTAGATTTTCGTTAGACTCGACTCTGCTCGTAACTGCTGGAGATAATGGCCAAGTTTGCCTCTGGGATTTGGTTCGACGAAATTTAATCAG ATGTTTTCAAAAACACGACGGTGCTGTGCAGAGCGTATGCTTCTCTCCGGATTCCAACTGGTTGGTTACAACTTGCACCCTTGGTGTCATGAAACTATTCTCCGTTGCCGAAATCATCGACTCGTGCGTTTCCGATAATCAAGCAATCCCCGAGTATGCCTGGATAGATGATGCTCACGATCTAGGTGTCATCTCTTGCGACATTTCGAATTCTCAAGAGATCACTA ATAACGAACCATTCACAAAGCTATATCAACTGGTCACTTGTGGTAATGACCATTGCGTGAAACTATGGGAGGTAACCGTGATACATATAAAGTCCAAGGTTCAATCGTTCACTGCCAAAATAGATATATGCAGGATCATGGAGAAGCACAGTAGTGCCTTAACTTGTGTACGCTTTAGTTCGAATGGATTATACATCGTTAGCAGTGGACTCGATAAAACAGCAGTGATCTGGGAAACG aACTCAGGAAGAATAATGGCGACAATGTCGGGGCACAGCAGATACGTAGCCTGTTGCGCGTTCTCCAGAGACGGAAACTTATTAGCGACTG GATCCAACGACAAATCTGTTATTGTTTGGGATTTGACGGGAAGCTTGTCCCTGGATTCGGAACTCGTGCGACACGCCGCGCCTACGTTATACTTGGACGAAGAG AGCGCTAAACATGAACGAGATTTAATGAGAAACGCGGAGACGTCGATTAACGACGTGAGATTAATTCAAAGACTAGAGGATCAGACCGGTGTAATAAACAGCGTGGCTTTTTACGGAAATAGTCTTATTGCTTCTGGATCTAG GGATAAGTTGGTGCGCGTTTGGAGCATTGAGaccgacgaagaagaagattcCGACATTACTATGTCGTTTCAAGAAAAATTTTACAGTCCACTTGATGGTCATACGTATAGTATAAACTATGTGGAATTTAGTCCCTGCGGTAACATGCTTGCGTCTTGCTCTTTAGACGGCACAGCCATCATTTGGAATACCGAG AATGGATCTCAAGTAAAATCTTCTTTCGTAAATTCGGGATCTGGGGTTCGCGTTTGCCGATGGTCACCGGATGGCACTAGAATTGCCACAGCTGGGGATGATGAAAGAACGACGTTATGGGATGTCCATAATATGTCGGAATTTCG TGTTTTCAGAGGGCATTCCGATGCGGTAAATGCGATCTCATTTACCCACGATTCCCGTTATTTGGTCACTGCTTGCAACGAAGGAACCTGGAGATTATTCGACACCGCTAATGATAAATCTTGCGTTGCATTGATGATCTGCGAAGAAGCGCATGACTTGGGCGTCCAAGGGTGTGATTTCAGCCCAACAGTCAATTTCACGCTCGCTG GGAAAAAATCGGATAAAAGTAAGGAAAAACAGTCCTATCTACTAGCGACCAGCGGTAACGACTCCTTGGTCAAGTTATGGCAAATAACAGTTTACAAGGAAGCTGAGGTAAGGACAGGTGGCACGAAAAGCTGCGATGGTGATGTAcggtacgaagaaaaaaagatctTAACTGGACATGGAGGTAATGTGACGTGTGTCCGATTCTCGCCGATTCAAGGCGAAATCCTAGGAAGCGTAGCTACCGATAGAACAGCTCGCATTTGGAGTGTG TACTCTGGGACTTGCTTGTATGTACTAGAAGAGCACGAAAATCTTGTAACCAGCTGTGCTTTTTCCAAAGATACATCTCTTTTCATTACAG atTTCGCAACCCCCGGAGACCCGCGGACCACAGTTTGA
- the LOC143153331 gene encoding WD repeat, SAM and U-box domain-containing protein 1 isoform X3, translating to MEGKQRIRGSVFFTFARAQVRCHIGKSKPTIDNVSFGQHRRYNVAMELTGSKIHTMVQVGGEAVRVCRFSLDSTLLVTAGDNGQVCLWDLVRRNLIRCFQKHDGAVQSVCFSPDSNWLVTTCTLGVMKLFSVAEIIDSCVSDNQAIPEYAWIDDAHDLGVISCDISNSQEITNNEPFTKLYQLVTCGNDHCVKLWEVTVIHIKSKVQSFTAKIDICRIMEKHSSALTCVRFSSNGLYIVSSGLDKTAVIWETNSGRIMATMSGHSRYVACCAFSRDGNLLATGSNDKSVIVWDLTGSLSLDSELVRHAAPTLYLDEESAKHERDLMRNAETSINDVRLIQRLEDQTGVINSVAFYGNSLIASGSRDKLVRVWSIETDEEEDSDITMSFQEKFYSPLDGHTYSINYVEFSPCGNMLASCSLDGTAIIWNTENGSQVKSSFVNSGSGVRVCRWSPDGTRIATAGDDERTTLWDVHNMSEFRVFRGHSDAVNAISFTHDSRYLVTACNEGTWRLFDTANDKSCVALMICEEAHDLGVQGCDFSPTVNFTLAGKKSDKSKEKQSYLLATSGNDSLVKLWQITVYKEAEVRTGGTKSCDGDVRYEEKKILTGHGGNVTCVRFSPIQGEILGSVATDRTARIWSVYSGTCLYVLEEHENLVTSCAFSKDTSLFITGGLDKNILIWTIPQRLISQNTLIDNLRYHRNKVAYWKVEDTLKWLNEVGLSSLTTKAYAAALTGQQLLTLTEDKLIKNLQIEEDEETEEVFKTQLYWLKCEDSISAKVPIDDTEVPHEFLCPITHEIMKEPVQCSDGFTYERAAINEWFLCGKYTSPMTNKSFQDTSFLPNVALRNTIYTFLYGKRPQS from the exons ATGGAGGGCAAGCAGAGGATACGTGGAAGCGTATTTTTCACCTTTGCTAGGGCACAAGTACGGTGTCACATCGGTAAAAGTAAGCCCACGATCGACAATGTTAGCTTCGGCCAGCATAGACGGTACAACGTTGCTATGGAACTTACGG GATCGAAAATTCACACCATGGTTCAAGTGGGTGGAGAAGCTGTAAGAGTCTGTAGATTTTCGTTAGACTCGACTCTGCTCGTAACTGCTGGAGATAATGGCCAAGTTTGCCTCTGGGATTTGGTTCGACGAAATTTAATCAG ATGTTTTCAAAAACACGACGGTGCTGTGCAGAGCGTATGCTTCTCTCCGGATTCCAACTGGTTGGTTACAACTTGCACCCTTGGTGTCATGAAACTATTCTCCGTTGCCGAAATCATCGACTCGTGCGTTTCCGATAATCAAGCAATCCCCGAGTATGCCTGGATAGATGATGCTCACGATCTAGGTGTCATCTCTTGCGACATTTCGAATTCTCAAGAGATCACTA ATAACGAACCATTCACAAAGCTATATCAACTGGTCACTTGTGGTAATGACCATTGCGTGAAACTATGGGAGGTAACCGTGATACATATAAAGTCCAAGGTTCAATCGTTCACTGCCAAAATAGATATATGCAGGATCATGGAGAAGCACAGTAGTGCCTTAACTTGTGTACGCTTTAGTTCGAATGGATTATACATCGTTAGCAGTGGACTCGATAAAACAGCAGTGATCTGGGAAACG aACTCAGGAAGAATAATGGCGACAATGTCGGGGCACAGCAGATACGTAGCCTGTTGCGCGTTCTCCAGAGACGGAAACTTATTAGCGACTG GATCCAACGACAAATCTGTTATTGTTTGGGATTTGACGGGAAGCTTGTCCCTGGATTCGGAACTCGTGCGACACGCCGCGCCTACGTTATACTTGGACGAAGAG AGCGCTAAACATGAACGAGATTTAATGAGAAACGCGGAGACGTCGATTAACGACGTGAGATTAATTCAAAGACTAGAGGATCAGACCGGTGTAATAAACAGCGTGGCTTTTTACGGAAATAGTCTTATTGCTTCTGGATCTAG GGATAAGTTGGTGCGCGTTTGGAGCATTGAGaccgacgaagaagaagattcCGACATTACTATGTCGTTTCAAGAAAAATTTTACAGTCCACTTGATGGTCATACGTATAGTATAAACTATGTGGAATTTAGTCCCTGCGGTAACATGCTTGCGTCTTGCTCTTTAGACGGCACAGCCATCATTTGGAATACCGAG AATGGATCTCAAGTAAAATCTTCTTTCGTAAATTCGGGATCTGGGGTTCGCGTTTGCCGATGGTCACCGGATGGCACTAGAATTGCCACAGCTGGGGATGATGAAAGAACGACGTTATGGGATGTCCATAATATGTCGGAATTTCG TGTTTTCAGAGGGCATTCCGATGCGGTAAATGCGATCTCATTTACCCACGATTCCCGTTATTTGGTCACTGCTTGCAACGAAGGAACCTGGAGATTATTCGACACCGCTAATGATAAATCTTGCGTTGCATTGATGATCTGCGAAGAAGCGCATGACTTGGGCGTCCAAGGGTGTGATTTCAGCCCAACAGTCAATTTCACGCTCGCTG GGAAAAAATCGGATAAAAGTAAGGAAAAACAGTCCTATCTACTAGCGACCAGCGGTAACGACTCCTTGGTCAAGTTATGGCAAATAACAGTTTACAAGGAAGCTGAGGTAAGGACAGGTGGCACGAAAAGCTGCGATGGTGATGTAcggtacgaagaaaaaaagatctTAACTGGACATGGAGGTAATGTGACGTGTGTCCGATTCTCGCCGATTCAAGGCGAAATCCTAGGAAGCGTAGCTACCGATAGAACAGCTCGCATTTGGAGTGTG TACTCTGGGACTTGCTTGTATGTACTAGAAGAGCACGAAAATCTTGTAACCAGCTGTGCTTTTTCCAAAGATACATCTCTTTTCATTACAG GTGGACTGGATAAAAACATTTTAATCTGGACGATACCTCAACGACTGATTTCGCAGAATACCCTAATTGATAACTTAAGGTATCACAGGAACAAG GTTGCGTACTGGAAGGTTGAGGATACCTTAAAGTGGCTAAACGAAGTAGGATTATCATCGTTAACAACAAAAGCTTATGCGGCTGCTCTAACCGGACAGCAATTACTTACTCTAACGGAAGATAAGTTAATCAAAAATCTACAAattgaagaagacgaagaa ACAGAGGAAGTGTTCAAGACCCAATTGTATTGGTTAAAATGCGAAGATAGCATTAGTGCAAAAGTACCTATAGATGATACTGAAGTACCTCATGAATTCCTATGTCCTATTACCCATGAGATAATGAAAGAACCTGTACAGTGCTCTG ATGGATTTACGTACGAAAGAGCAGCTATTAACGAATGGTTTTTATGTGGCAAATATACTAGCCCAATGACAAATAAATCTTTTCAAGACACTTCGTTCTTACCAAACGTTGCGCTAAGAAATACGATATACACTTTTCTTTATGGAAAGCGGCCGCAGTCTTGA
- the LOC143153331 gene encoding WD repeat, SAM and U-box domain-containing protein 1 isoform X2: protein MTAAITDDVRVLQTLTVHTSDVTTVDFAGDCVLVTGSGDKRVRVWQWRASRGYVEAYFSPLLGHKYGVTSVKVSPRSTMLASASIDGTTLLWNLRTGSKIHTMVQVGGEAVRVCRFSLDSTLLVTAGDNGQVCLWDLVRRNLIRCFQKHDGAVQSVCFSPDSNWLVTTCTLGVMKLFSVAEIIDSCVSDNQAIPEYAWIDDAHDLGVISCDISNSQEITNNEPFTKLYQLVTCGNDHCVKLWEVTVIHIKSKVQSFTAKIDICRIMEKHSSALTCVRFSSNGLYIVSSGLDKTAVIWETNSGRIMATMSGHSRYVACCAFSRDGNLLATGSNDKSVIVWDLTGSLSLDSELVRHAAPTLYLDEESAKHERDLMRNAETSINDVRLIQRLEDQTGVINSVAFYGNSLIASGSRDKLVRVWSIETDEEEDSDITMSFQEKFYSPLDGHTYSINYVEFSPCGNMLASCSLDGTAIIWNTENGSQVKSSFVNSGSGVRVCRWSPDGTRIATAGDDERTTLWDVHNMSEFRGHSDAVNAISFTHDSRYLVTACNEGTWRLFDTANDKSCVALMICEEAHDLGVQGCDFSPTVNFTLAGKKSDKSKEKQSYLLATSGNDSLVKLWQITVYKEAEVRTGGTKSCDGDVRYEEKKILTGHGGNVTCVRFSPIQGEILGSVATDRTARIWSVYSGTCLYVLEEHENLVTSCAFSKDTSLFITGGLDKNILIWTIPQRLISQNTLIDNLRYHRNKVAYWKVEDTLKWLNEVGLSSLTTKAYAAALTGQQLLTLTEDKLIKNLQIEEDEETEEVFKTQLYWLKCEDSISAKVPIDDTEVPHEFLCPITHEIMKEPVQCSDGFTYERAAINEWFLCGKYTSPMTNKSFQDTSFLPNVALRNTIYTFLYGKRPQS, encoded by the exons ATGACTGCTGCCATAACAGATGACGTACGCGTTCTGCAAACTTTAACGGTTCACACGAGTGATGTAACAACCGTTGATTTTGCTGGTGATTGCGTATTGGTGACAGGATCAGG AGACAAACGTGTTCGAGTCTGGCAATGGAGGGCAAGCAGAGGATACGTGGAAGCGTATTTTTCACCTTTGCTAGGGCACAAGTACGGTGTCACATCGGTAAAAGTAAGCCCACGATCGACAATGTTAGCTTCGGCCAGCATAGACGGTACAACGTTGCTATGGAACTTACGG ACAGGATCGAAAATTCACACCATGGTTCAAGTGGGTGGAGAAGCTGTAAGAGTCTGTAGATTTTCGTTAGACTCGACTCTGCTCGTAACTGCTGGAGATAATGGCCAAGTTTGCCTCTGGGATTTGGTTCGACGAAATTTAATCAG ATGTTTTCAAAAACACGACGGTGCTGTGCAGAGCGTATGCTTCTCTCCGGATTCCAACTGGTTGGTTACAACTTGCACCCTTGGTGTCATGAAACTATTCTCCGTTGCCGAAATCATCGACTCGTGCGTTTCCGATAATCAAGCAATCCCCGAGTATGCCTGGATAGATGATGCTCACGATCTAGGTGTCATCTCTTGCGACATTTCGAATTCTCAAGAGATCACTA ATAACGAACCATTCACAAAGCTATATCAACTGGTCACTTGTGGTAATGACCATTGCGTGAAACTATGGGAGGTAACCGTGATACATATAAAGTCCAAGGTTCAATCGTTCACTGCCAAAATAGATATATGCAGGATCATGGAGAAGCACAGTAGTGCCTTAACTTGTGTACGCTTTAGTTCGAATGGATTATACATCGTTAGCAGTGGACTCGATAAAACAGCAGTGATCTGGGAAACG aACTCAGGAAGAATAATGGCGACAATGTCGGGGCACAGCAGATACGTAGCCTGTTGCGCGTTCTCCAGAGACGGAAACTTATTAGCGACTG GATCCAACGACAAATCTGTTATTGTTTGGGATTTGACGGGAAGCTTGTCCCTGGATTCGGAACTCGTGCGACACGCCGCGCCTACGTTATACTTGGACGAAGAG AGCGCTAAACATGAACGAGATTTAATGAGAAACGCGGAGACGTCGATTAACGACGTGAGATTAATTCAAAGACTAGAGGATCAGACCGGTGTAATAAACAGCGTGGCTTTTTACGGAAATAGTCTTATTGCTTCTGGATCTAG GGATAAGTTGGTGCGCGTTTGGAGCATTGAGaccgacgaagaagaagattcCGACATTACTATGTCGTTTCAAGAAAAATTTTACAGTCCACTTGATGGTCATACGTATAGTATAAACTATGTGGAATTTAGTCCCTGCGGTAACATGCTTGCGTCTTGCTCTTTAGACGGCACAGCCATCATTTGGAATACCGAG AATGGATCTCAAGTAAAATCTTCTTTCGTAAATTCGGGATCTGGGGTTCGCGTTTGCCGATGGTCACCGGATGGCACTAGAATTGCCACAGCTGGGGATGATGAAAGAACGACGTTATGGGATGTCCATAATATGTCGGAATTTCG AGGGCATTCCGATGCGGTAAATGCGATCTCATTTACCCACGATTCCCGTTATTTGGTCACTGCTTGCAACGAAGGAACCTGGAGATTATTCGACACCGCTAATGATAAATCTTGCGTTGCATTGATGATCTGCGAAGAAGCGCATGACTTGGGCGTCCAAGGGTGTGATTTCAGCCCAACAGTCAATTTCACGCTCGCTG GGAAAAAATCGGATAAAAGTAAGGAAAAACAGTCCTATCTACTAGCGACCAGCGGTAACGACTCCTTGGTCAAGTTATGGCAAATAACAGTTTACAAGGAAGCTGAGGTAAGGACAGGTGGCACGAAAAGCTGCGATGGTGATGTAcggtacgaagaaaaaaagatctTAACTGGACATGGAGGTAATGTGACGTGTGTCCGATTCTCGCCGATTCAAGGCGAAATCCTAGGAAGCGTAGCTACCGATAGAACAGCTCGCATTTGGAGTGTG TACTCTGGGACTTGCTTGTATGTACTAGAAGAGCACGAAAATCTTGTAACCAGCTGTGCTTTTTCCAAAGATACATCTCTTTTCATTACAG GTGGACTGGATAAAAACATTTTAATCTGGACGATACCTCAACGACTGATTTCGCAGAATACCCTAATTGATAACTTAAGGTATCACAGGAACAAG GTTGCGTACTGGAAGGTTGAGGATACCTTAAAGTGGCTAAACGAAGTAGGATTATCATCGTTAACAACAAAAGCTTATGCGGCTGCTCTAACCGGACAGCAATTACTTACTCTAACGGAAGATAAGTTAATCAAAAATCTACAAattgaagaagacgaagaa ACAGAGGAAGTGTTCAAGACCCAATTGTATTGGTTAAAATGCGAAGATAGCATTAGTGCAAAAGTACCTATAGATGATACTGAAGTACCTCATGAATTCCTATGTCCTATTACCCATGAGATAATGAAAGAACCTGTACAGTGCTCTG ATGGATTTACGTACGAAAGAGCAGCTATTAACGAATGGTTTTTATGTGGCAAATATACTAGCCCAATGACAAATAAATCTTTTCAAGACACTTCGTTCTTACCAAACGTTGCGCTAAGAAATACGATATACACTTTTCTTTATGGAAAGCGGCCGCAGTCTTGA
- the LOC143153331 gene encoding WD repeat, SAM and U-box domain-containing protein 1 isoform X1 encodes MTAAITDDVRVLQTLTVHTSDVTTVDFAGDCVLVTGSGDKRVRVWQWRASRGYVEAYFSPLLGHKYGVTSVKVSPRSTMLASASIDGTTLLWNLRTGSKIHTMVQVGGEAVRVCRFSLDSTLLVTAGDNGQVCLWDLVRRNLIRCFQKHDGAVQSVCFSPDSNWLVTTCTLGVMKLFSVAEIIDSCVSDNQAIPEYAWIDDAHDLGVISCDISNSQEITNNEPFTKLYQLVTCGNDHCVKLWEVTVIHIKSKVQSFTAKIDICRIMEKHSSALTCVRFSSNGLYIVSSGLDKTAVIWETNSGRIMATMSGHSRYVACCAFSRDGNLLATGSNDKSVIVWDLTGSLSLDSELVRHAAPTLYLDEESAKHERDLMRNAETSINDVRLIQRLEDQTGVINSVAFYGNSLIASGSRDKLVRVWSIETDEEEDSDITMSFQEKFYSPLDGHTYSINYVEFSPCGNMLASCSLDGTAIIWNTENGSQVKSSFVNSGSGVRVCRWSPDGTRIATAGDDERTTLWDVHNMSEFRVFRGHSDAVNAISFTHDSRYLVTACNEGTWRLFDTANDKSCVALMICEEAHDLGVQGCDFSPTVNFTLAGKKSDKSKEKQSYLLATSGNDSLVKLWQITVYKEAEVRTGGTKSCDGDVRYEEKKILTGHGGNVTCVRFSPIQGEILGSVATDRTARIWSVYSGTCLYVLEEHENLVTSCAFSKDTSLFITGGLDKNILIWTIPQRLISQNTLIDNLRYHRNKVAYWKVEDTLKWLNEVGLSSLTTKAYAAALTGQQLLTLTEDKLIKNLQIEEDEETEEVFKTQLYWLKCEDSISAKVPIDDTEVPHEFLCPITHEIMKEPVQCSDGFTYERAAINEWFLCGKYTSPMTNKSFQDTSFLPNVALRNTIYTFLYGKRPQS; translated from the exons ATGACTGCTGCCATAACAGATGACGTACGCGTTCTGCAAACTTTAACGGTTCACACGAGTGATGTAACAACCGTTGATTTTGCTGGTGATTGCGTATTGGTGACAGGATCAGG AGACAAACGTGTTCGAGTCTGGCAATGGAGGGCAAGCAGAGGATACGTGGAAGCGTATTTTTCACCTTTGCTAGGGCACAAGTACGGTGTCACATCGGTAAAAGTAAGCCCACGATCGACAATGTTAGCTTCGGCCAGCATAGACGGTACAACGTTGCTATGGAACTTACGG ACAGGATCGAAAATTCACACCATGGTTCAAGTGGGTGGAGAAGCTGTAAGAGTCTGTAGATTTTCGTTAGACTCGACTCTGCTCGTAACTGCTGGAGATAATGGCCAAGTTTGCCTCTGGGATTTGGTTCGACGAAATTTAATCAG ATGTTTTCAAAAACACGACGGTGCTGTGCAGAGCGTATGCTTCTCTCCGGATTCCAACTGGTTGGTTACAACTTGCACCCTTGGTGTCATGAAACTATTCTCCGTTGCCGAAATCATCGACTCGTGCGTTTCCGATAATCAAGCAATCCCCGAGTATGCCTGGATAGATGATGCTCACGATCTAGGTGTCATCTCTTGCGACATTTCGAATTCTCAAGAGATCACTA ATAACGAACCATTCACAAAGCTATATCAACTGGTCACTTGTGGTAATGACCATTGCGTGAAACTATGGGAGGTAACCGTGATACATATAAAGTCCAAGGTTCAATCGTTCACTGCCAAAATAGATATATGCAGGATCATGGAGAAGCACAGTAGTGCCTTAACTTGTGTACGCTTTAGTTCGAATGGATTATACATCGTTAGCAGTGGACTCGATAAAACAGCAGTGATCTGGGAAACG aACTCAGGAAGAATAATGGCGACAATGTCGGGGCACAGCAGATACGTAGCCTGTTGCGCGTTCTCCAGAGACGGAAACTTATTAGCGACTG GATCCAACGACAAATCTGTTATTGTTTGGGATTTGACGGGAAGCTTGTCCCTGGATTCGGAACTCGTGCGACACGCCGCGCCTACGTTATACTTGGACGAAGAG AGCGCTAAACATGAACGAGATTTAATGAGAAACGCGGAGACGTCGATTAACGACGTGAGATTAATTCAAAGACTAGAGGATCAGACCGGTGTAATAAACAGCGTGGCTTTTTACGGAAATAGTCTTATTGCTTCTGGATCTAG GGATAAGTTGGTGCGCGTTTGGAGCATTGAGaccgacgaagaagaagattcCGACATTACTATGTCGTTTCAAGAAAAATTTTACAGTCCACTTGATGGTCATACGTATAGTATAAACTATGTGGAATTTAGTCCCTGCGGTAACATGCTTGCGTCTTGCTCTTTAGACGGCACAGCCATCATTTGGAATACCGAG AATGGATCTCAAGTAAAATCTTCTTTCGTAAATTCGGGATCTGGGGTTCGCGTTTGCCGATGGTCACCGGATGGCACTAGAATTGCCACAGCTGGGGATGATGAAAGAACGACGTTATGGGATGTCCATAATATGTCGGAATTTCG TGTTTTCAGAGGGCATTCCGATGCGGTAAATGCGATCTCATTTACCCACGATTCCCGTTATTTGGTCACTGCTTGCAACGAAGGAACCTGGAGATTATTCGACACCGCTAATGATAAATCTTGCGTTGCATTGATGATCTGCGAAGAAGCGCATGACTTGGGCGTCCAAGGGTGTGATTTCAGCCCAACAGTCAATTTCACGCTCGCTG GGAAAAAATCGGATAAAAGTAAGGAAAAACAGTCCTATCTACTAGCGACCAGCGGTAACGACTCCTTGGTCAAGTTATGGCAAATAACAGTTTACAAGGAAGCTGAGGTAAGGACAGGTGGCACGAAAAGCTGCGATGGTGATGTAcggtacgaagaaaaaaagatctTAACTGGACATGGAGGTAATGTGACGTGTGTCCGATTCTCGCCGATTCAAGGCGAAATCCTAGGAAGCGTAGCTACCGATAGAACAGCTCGCATTTGGAGTGTG TACTCTGGGACTTGCTTGTATGTACTAGAAGAGCACGAAAATCTTGTAACCAGCTGTGCTTTTTCCAAAGATACATCTCTTTTCATTACAG GTGGACTGGATAAAAACATTTTAATCTGGACGATACCTCAACGACTGATTTCGCAGAATACCCTAATTGATAACTTAAGGTATCACAGGAACAAG GTTGCGTACTGGAAGGTTGAGGATACCTTAAAGTGGCTAAACGAAGTAGGATTATCATCGTTAACAACAAAAGCTTATGCGGCTGCTCTAACCGGACAGCAATTACTTACTCTAACGGAAGATAAGTTAATCAAAAATCTACAAattgaagaagacgaagaa ACAGAGGAAGTGTTCAAGACCCAATTGTATTGGTTAAAATGCGAAGATAGCATTAGTGCAAAAGTACCTATAGATGATACTGAAGTACCTCATGAATTCCTATGTCCTATTACCCATGAGATAATGAAAGAACCTGTACAGTGCTCTG ATGGATTTACGTACGAAAGAGCAGCTATTAACGAATGGTTTTTATGTGGCAAATATACTAGCCCAATGACAAATAAATCTTTTCAAGACACTTCGTTCTTACCAAACGTTGCGCTAAGAAATACGATATACACTTTTCTTTATGGAAAGCGGCCGCAGTCTTGA